The Nitrospira sp. genome segment CGTGAAGTTTCCGTACACCGCATCGTCCCGCATCACGGCGATGATCTTGTCGTCGGCTTCGCCGCCATCAGCCAGGCTCAACCCGCCGATCGGCAGCGCCGTCAGGAGGATGTCGCTGTGCGGAATGCTCTTTTCCGATAACACACAGATGTCGAGCGGATCGCCGTCCCCGACCATGTCCTTGCGGCGGGCTCGCTTCGCGAAGATGCCGGCCACCTGGCTTCCAGAGTACGTCTGCGGAATAAGCCCATAATAGACCGGGCAGAAATTAGAAAACCGCTGCGGCCGGTCTACCTTGAGAAAGCCGCTGTTCTTGTCCACTTCATACTTGACCGTGTCGGTCGGGACGATTTCGATGTAGGCCGTCACCACGTCCGGGGCTTCCTCCCCGATAGACACGCCGTGCCACGGATGCGCCTTGAACATCAGCCCAAGCAGACGTTGAAACGGATCGCTCCCTCTGCCTATCTCAACCGCCTTGCCTGTGTCCGTTTCTTCTCCCTTTCTCCTCTTCTCTTTCATGTATCCTCCGCATTTACCGACCATCCCAGAGACATGCGACTTCCTTCAATCGCACGCTAGTATCTCCCAGGAGGTTAGTAGGGAGCAATGGTTTCTCGGCAAGGGACTTTACCAGGGCTCCCGCAATCGAGGCATACAACTCGCACATTTCGCAAGGTCAGAAGGAGCGAGAACAGAGCTGAAAGTCTGTTTCAGCACCCTATATACCGGCATACCACTCATACCCCTGATCTTCCCAATAGCCTCCCTTCCCACCACCGATGCCGGCAAGGGACTCGACCAGCTCGATCTTCATGACATACTTCGCCTGTTTGTACCCGAGCTGTCGTTCGAAACGGAGACGAAGCGGAGCGCCGTGTGGAATATTCAATGGTGCACCATTTAGTTCATAGGCTAGAATGGTTTGCGGATGATAGCAGTCAGCCACCGCCATGCTCTCGTAGTACGCAATCCCTTCGTCATCCACATCGGCGCAGTGGAACACAGCATAACGGGCAGTCGGCAACGGTTCGACTTGGCGCATCAAGTCGGCGACCGGAATTCCGGTCCATTTTCCGATGGCGCTCCAGCCCTCCACGCAGTCATGCCGGGTGATTTGTGTTCGTGAGGGCAATTCTTTCAGCGCGGCCAACGACCAACTTCTCGGCGTCTGCACCAAACCGACCACCTCCAACGTCCATTCAGAAAAATTCTGTGCGACATGCTGAGCGTACTCTTCCGTGCCGGGCTCGGTGTTGCCGTTGGCTGGAAAGATCTTCGAGATGTCGGCCTCGCGGTATTCTTTTGCCAATGCGTCTCTGGGAGTGACCGCCCGTTGCGCTGCTTCGGTCCACCGCTCGGCTTTGCGGAGGATAGCCGTAAACCAGCTGCTCTGCGTGAGGTTATCGCAACCGGAAAGCGCAACCAGGCTCGCGGCACCCAATGTTCCCCTGAGTAAGCTGCGTCGTTCCATCGTATGTTCATGCTTCATGGCCCACTCCATCATTATTCTTAACGATAAACCACCCCGTGACCATCGAGCGGATATTGTTAAGAAACCCAGTGAGAATCACCTGTACGACATGAATGGCAATAAATCCGACGAACAAAAAACAAGCGATAAAGTGGATCGTTCTCGCTCCCTGACGTCCTCCGAAGCTGGCGAGCAGCCAAGGAAAGGCGGTATCGATCATCGGCGACATCGCGAGCCCGGTCAGCACAATCACCGGTGCCACGATGAACAAGATGCTTGCATAGGCCAGTTTCTGAAGGACGTTATACCGCTTGGCTTCATTACCGGTGGGATGCCGAAGGATCAGATGATCTTGGATCGACTTACCGATACCACGGAGATCCTTACCGGTCGGAGTCAGATCGCGTGTGGCATGTCGACTCGCCAAGGCATAGGCGATGAAAATCACACCGTTGATCACAAAAAGCCAGGCAAAGAACAGGTGCCATTGTCGCCCCATGGCGAGCCACTTAGCGCTTGGTATGGTCGCCCAGGCTGGGAAGGCCCGACCTGATCCATTCGAGTAACCGAACAGGCCCGTCGTATCGAATGGATGTCCCATGATCGTTGTGACGCCGTGCATTTCACCACTGTCAGTTTGTACAGGTCTAATTGAGAGCAACGAACGGTCACGATCGGAACGATCGCCCCAGTAGAGAGCCGGATGGGCGTTGAAGATTTGCAGACCGCTCATGATCAGGATGATGAGGAACGGAACATTCAGCCAGTGGCTGATCCGCACCGGTAGCCGATGGCGGTACACACGTTCGATCGCAGGAGGAGAAGCAACCCTGTGGTCACTTGCTGCCGACGGCGCCTCAGGCACTAACGGTTCTGCCATCGGCATCTGCTCCCCTTCCCGACCGACGACTTCTTCAGATTCAACAAGTCCCGCCATGGCCCACCTCCTCATTTCAACCATGCACCACATATCGGTTTGTCGGAAACAGAGGAGGTTCCTTACAGACGATGGGTGGCCTGTGTGGAAAAACACAACGGCCTGCGATCGGATTTCCCGACCGCAGGCCGTGGCAAGAAACAACGAGCGTGGCTCTCTATTTTAATAACCTAAGACTCCCTTCATGTCGCCTTTCATCGCATCTTGCGCGGCTTTCATGTCGTTTTTCATGGCATCCTTTGACGCTTTCATCGAATCGGTCTTTGCCTTCATCTCTCCTTTCATCTCACCCTTCATCGTGCCAGCGCTTCCTTTCATGGCATCAGTGCCGGACTTCATTTCGCCCTTCATGGCGTCGACATCAGCCTTCATGTCGCCTTTCATCTCGTTGGCCATCTTCCCCATCTCGTCGGCGAAGGAATAGACGCTTGCGCACATCACACATGCGATCGCTGCAAGTGAGACCATCATCTTCTTCATTGAAAACCTCCTGGTTGGGATTGGTGGACTGACATGATGAGGGAGCTGTATCCGATTATTCATGCACCTTGGTTTGCTTCTGGACCTCCGGCCAATTGGTATCAGCCTTCTGAACATAGCCGGGAATATCCGAGAGCCACCGAGAACGGACCGCTTCACTGTAGTTGAGATACAGCTTATCACGGACAACCGTAAAAGCCGCCGGATCAATCACAGCCTTGTACCCTTTGGCCATCCCATAGGCGCAGTACCCACCATACTGCGGAGCATACTTGGTCGGATCAGCAGCAAAGGTATCCCGATGAACCGCTGAAGCAAACTGGAAGGTCGAGCCCTGAAAATCAGCACGAAACTCCTGTAATCCCTTCACCGGCTTCATCTCTATGAAATAGGCGATCGGATCATAGCCATCGATAGCCAGGTTGTTCCGCTCAAAGAACTCTCCAGCATAGACAGTAACCGACCACAGCATTATTTGATGGAGAGTTACGGACAGTACGATCGAGTATCGTTTCATTATATAGCCTCCCTTGATAATCCATAGGATGAAGTCAATTGAGGAAAGAAACTCTTACACAGACATCAAACGAGACAGCAGCGT includes the following:
- a CDS encoding inorganic pyrophosphatase, whose product is MKEKRRKGEETDTGKAVEIGRGSDPFQRLLGLMFKAHPWHGVSIGEEAPDVVTAYIEIVPTDTVKYEVDKNSGFLKVDRPQRFSNFCPVYYGLIPQTYSGSQVAGIFAKRARRKDMVGDGDPLDICVLSEKSIPHSDILLTALPIGGLSLADGGEADDKIIAVMRDDAVYGNFTDISQCPKPLMDRLQHYFLTYKSAPGTTHHKVEITSVYGREEALKVIRASHADYRAKYPELSSLWPKTL
- a CDS encoding molybdopterin-dependent oxidoreductase; the protein is MKHEHTMERRSLLRGTLGAASLVALSGCDNLTQSSWFTAILRKAERWTEAAQRAVTPRDALAKEYREADISKIFPANGNTEPGTEEYAQHVAQNFSEWTLEVVGLVQTPRSWSLAALKELPSRTQITRHDCVEGWSAIGKWTGIPVADLMRQVEPLPTARYAVFHCADVDDEGIAYYESMAVADCYHPQTILAYELNGAPLNIPHGAPLRLRFERQLGYKQAKYVMKIELVESLAGIGGGKGGYWEDQGYEWYAGI
- a CDS encoding cytochrome b/b6 domain-containing protein is translated as MAGLVESEEVVGREGEQMPMAEPLVPEAPSAASDHRVASPPAIERVYRHRLPVRISHWLNVPFLIILIMSGLQIFNAHPALYWGDRSDRDRSLLSIRPVQTDSGEMHGVTTIMGHPFDTTGLFGYSNGSGRAFPAWATIPSAKWLAMGRQWHLFFAWLFVINGVIFIAYALASRHATRDLTPTGKDLRGIGKSIQDHLILRHPTGNEAKRYNVLQKLAYASILFIVAPVIVLTGLAMSPMIDTAFPWLLASFGGRQGARTIHFIACFLFVGFIAIHVVQVILTGFLNNIRSMVTGWFIVKNNDGVGHEA
- a CDS encoding YHS domain-containing (seleno)protein, which gives rise to MKRYSIVLSVTLHQIMLWSVTVYAGEFFERNNLAIDGYDPIAYFIEMKPVKGLQEFRADFQGSTFQFASAVHRDTFAADPTKYAPQYGGYCAYGMAKGYKAVIDPAAFTVVRDKLYLNYSEAVRSRWLSDIPGYVQKADTNWPEVQKQTKVHE